In Streptomyces sp. NBC_00414, a single window of DNA contains:
- a CDS encoding sugar phosphate isomerase/epimerase family protein, with the protein MAEPVVRIPDAKVALSTASVYPESTATAFEIAARLGYDGVEVMVWTDPVSQDIEALRRLSDYHRIPILAVHAPCLLITQRVWSTDPWTKLQRARAAAEKLGASTVVVHPPFRWQRQYSRDFVTGIWQMANETDVRFAVENMYPWRYRDREMLAYAPDWDVTKDDYRHFTIDLSHTATARTDALQMIDRMSDRLGHVHLADGSGSIKDEHLVPGRGTQPCAELLERLALSGYDGHVVIEVNTRRAMSGAEREADLAEALAFTRLHLASAARVPRT; encoded by the coding sequence GTGGCAGAACCAGTCGTGCGCATCCCGGATGCGAAGGTCGCGCTGTCCACGGCCTCCGTCTATCCGGAGTCGACGGCGACGGCCTTCGAGATCGCCGCACGCCTCGGCTACGACGGCGTCGAGGTCATGGTGTGGACCGATCCGGTCAGCCAGGACATCGAAGCCCTGCGCCGCCTCAGCGACTACCACCGCATCCCGATCCTCGCCGTACACGCTCCCTGCCTGCTCATCACCCAGCGCGTCTGGTCCACCGACCCGTGGACCAAACTCCAGCGCGCCCGGGCGGCCGCCGAGAAGCTCGGGGCGAGCACGGTCGTCGTACACCCCCCGTTCCGCTGGCAGCGCCAGTACTCCCGTGACTTCGTCACGGGGATCTGGCAGATGGCCAACGAGACGGACGTACGATTCGCCGTCGAAAACATGTACCCCTGGCGGTACCGCGATCGGGAGATGCTCGCGTACGCCCCCGACTGGGACGTGACGAAGGACGACTACCGGCACTTCACGATCGATCTGAGCCACACCGCGACGGCCCGCACGGACGCGCTCCAGATGATCGACCGCATGAGCGACCGCCTCGGCCACGTCCACCTCGCCGACGGCAGCGGCTCCATCAAGGACGAGCACCTGGTCCCGGGCCGCGGCACCCAGCCCTGCGCCGAACTCCTCGAACGGCTCGCCCTGTCCGGCTACGACGGCCATGTCGTCATCGAGGTCAACACCCGCCGGGCCATGTCGGGCGCCGAGCGCGAGGCCGACCTGGCGGAGGCCCTCGCCTTCACCCGCCTCCACCTGGCCTCGGCGGCCCGGGTCCCGCGTACATGA
- a CDS encoding Ppx/GppA phosphatase family protein, which yields MRLGVLDVGSNTVHLLVVDAHPGARPLPAHSHKAELRLAQLLDDSGAIDSHGVDKLIAVIQEALEAAEDKGVEDLLPFATSAVREASNADEVLARVRAETGVELQVLTGAEEARLTFLAVRRWFGWSAGKLLVLDIGGGSLEIAYGIDEEPDATVSLPLGAGRLTAGWLPTDPADPADIKALRRHVRAQIARTVGEFSRFGAPDHVVATSKTFKQLARLAGAARSVDGLYVQRELKRRSLEDWVPRLASMTTAERAELPGVSEGRAGQLLAGAVVAEGAMDLFGVETAEICPWALREGVILRSLDQMTPQ from the coding sequence ATGAGACTCGGTGTCCTGGACGTGGGTTCGAACACGGTGCACCTGCTGGTGGTGGATGCACACCCCGGCGCGCGCCCGCTTCCCGCGCATTCGCACAAGGCGGAGCTGCGGCTCGCCCAACTCCTCGACGACAGTGGCGCGATCGATTCCCACGGGGTCGACAAACTGATCGCCGTCATCCAGGAGGCGCTGGAGGCCGCCGAGGACAAGGGCGTCGAGGATCTGCTGCCGTTCGCGACCTCCGCCGTGCGTGAGGCCAGCAACGCCGACGAGGTACTGGCCCGGGTGCGCGCCGAGACCGGTGTGGAGCTCCAGGTCCTCACCGGCGCCGAGGAGGCCCGGCTCACCTTCCTCGCCGTCCGCCGCTGGTTCGGCTGGTCGGCGGGAAAGCTTCTCGTCCTCGACATCGGCGGCGGTTCGCTGGAGATCGCGTACGGGATAGACGAGGAGCCCGACGCGACGGTCTCGCTGCCGCTCGGCGCGGGCCGGCTGACCGCGGGCTGGCTGCCGACCGACCCGGCGGACCCGGCGGACATAAAGGCCCTGCGCCGCCATGTGCGGGCCCAGATCGCCCGTACCGTCGGGGAGTTCAGCCGGTTCGGTGCCCCCGACCACGTGGTCGCCACCTCCAAGACCTTCAAGCAGCTCGCCCGGCTCGCAGGCGCCGCCCGCTCGGTCGACGGCCTGTACGTCCAGCGTGAGCTCAAGCGCCGGTCCCTGGAGGACTGGGTCCCGCGCCTGGCCTCCATGACCACCGCCGAACGCGCGGAGCTTCCCGGGGTGTCCGAGGGCCGCGCGGGCCAGCTCCTCGCCGGTGCCGTCGTCGCCGAGGGCGCGATGGACCTCTTCGGAGTGGAAACCGCGGAAATCTGCCCCTGGGCCCTCCGCGAGGGCGTGATCCTCCGAAGCCTGGACCAGATGACCCCTCAGTGA